In Desulfitobacterium chlororespirans DSM 11544, the following are encoded in one genomic region:
- a CDS encoding aspartyl-phosphate phosphatase Spo0E family protein, which yields MWNQQLLRLIEDMRKELNQLGKRKPLTDPEVISLSQRLDELLNEYHLTAK from the coding sequence ATGTGGAACCAGCAATTGCTTAGGCTCATTGAGGATATGAGAAAAGAGCTTAATCAATTAGGTAAGAGAAAGCCTCTTACCGACCCGGAAGTGATTAGTTTAAGCCAAAGACTGGACGAGCTTCTCAACGAATACCATCTTACAGCGAAGTAA
- the larC gene encoding nickel pincer cofactor biosynthesis protein LarC — MKAAYLDCFSGISGDMLLGALVDAGLDFNLLQRDLAGLDLDEYELYEQKVLKQGIRGTQIHVHALEGHVHRHLSDIQAIIGRSALPPQVKEKSLEIFTRLGKAEAKIHGTDIEQIHFHEVGAVDAIVDIVGAVIGFWRLGIERVFASPIHVGKGFVKAAHGLLPVPAPATLELLTGVPIYAQDVEGELATPTGAAIVTAYCREFGPFPKIRVERIGYGAGVKDLTIPNLLRLTIGELANEDKGQEGIREGEALTLEVNIDDMNPECYDYLFEKLFQAGAMDVYIQTIQMKKNRPAVLLTVQTPYHKLEEMRRILFQETTTIGLRVYPIKKYMLPYELLTVETNYGSAKVKVAFMEGRACTVSPEYEDCRRLARLTGEPLKHIYEEIKEKAKILLYSTKYPMD, encoded by the coding sequence ATGAAAGCAGCTTATCTGGATTGTTTCTCCGGGATCAGCGGGGATATGCTTTTGGGCGCCCTGGTTGATGCAGGATTGGATTTTAATCTTTTGCAGAGGGATTTGGCCGGCTTGGATTTGGATGAATATGAGTTGTATGAACAGAAAGTTCTTAAACAGGGAATCAGGGGTACCCAGATCCATGTTCACGCTTTGGAAGGCCATGTCCATCGCCATCTGTCGGATATTCAGGCAATTATTGGCAGAAGTGCTTTGCCTCCCCAGGTTAAAGAGAAGAGTTTAGAGATATTTACCCGTTTAGGAAAAGCTGAAGCGAAGATTCATGGCACCGACATCGAACAGATTCATTTTCATGAAGTCGGCGCAGTCGACGCTATTGTGGATATTGTCGGGGCAGTCATAGGCTTTTGGCGTTTGGGGATTGAAAGGGTGTTTGCTTCGCCAATTCATGTAGGGAAAGGCTTTGTTAAGGCGGCTCATGGGCTGCTGCCCGTACCTGCTCCAGCTACCTTGGAATTATTGACCGGGGTTCCGATCTATGCTCAGGATGTGGAAGGAGAGCTGGCCACTCCCACCGGAGCTGCCATAGTAACCGCCTATTGCCGGGAGTTTGGTCCATTCCCTAAAATTAGAGTAGAGAGAATCGGCTATGGTGCAGGAGTGAAAGATTTAACCATCCCCAACCTATTAAGGCTGACCATCGGAGAGCTGGCCAATGAGGATAAAGGGCAGGAGGGGATTCGGGAAGGGGAGGCATTAACCCTGGAAGTGAATATCGACGATATGAACCCGGAGTGTTACGATTATCTCTTTGAAAAACTCTTCCAAGCGGGAGCCATGGATGTCTATATCCAGACTATCCAGATGAAAAAAAACCGTCCCGCTGTACTGCTGACGGTGCAGACTCCCTATCATAAACTGGAGGAAATGCGCAGGATTCTTTTCCAAGAGACGACCACCATAGGATTACGGGTTTATCCGATCAAAAAATATATGCTTCCTTATGAGCTACTCACTGTTGAAACAAACTACGGTTCAGCGAAAGTCAAGGTGGCTTTTATGGAAGGGAGAGCCTGCACGGTCAGCCCAGAGTACGAAGATTGCCGCCGGCTGGCCCGGCTGACCGGAGAACCCCTTAAGCATATCTATGAAGAGATAAAAGAAAAGGCGAAAATTTTACTTTATTCGACGAAATATCCTATGGACTAA
- a CDS encoding site-specific integrase, translating into MAEKTGIKEPAPKKEKKKKDRRRGKGEGTIVPHASGLFMAQISLGRDPVTGKRIRPTIYDDSEVGVQKKLRKLLIKKDLGKSVKPNKTLVGEWIRIWLDIYSKPNVGIGTWDGYDLNFTNHIENSFIARKTMSELTTDDLQVYYNMKLLNGRKDGKGGLSTRFVKAIHTVINSAFDQAVTSNHLEKNPASGVRLPRKKRPKIKIWNKEQMTLYLNIIKKDRLYAAFVTESKSGLRKSELLALRWNDIDFSTGLTKIEHGWVRSPKGTLYLSELKSDDSERTLVFSPELLKVLLEHKIRQDEEKKAAGKNYIDNGLVFCRKDGSYINPSTFTTRHYDLTTKANLPNLPKISVHALRHSISTALLESGKVDLKQIQEMLGHKDISTTGNYYTDVLERMKQKTSKIVDELIPVEEIPAQAPPPAQAQVSDLLDESIETDNVIDFASKRNEKLFIASTGQRKKEKVQKP; encoded by the coding sequence ATGGCCGAGAAAACCGGAATCAAAGAGCCTGCTCCCAAAAAAGAGAAAAAGAAAAAGGATCGTCGACGCGGAAAAGGCGAAGGAACCATCGTTCCACACGCAAGCGGCCTTTTTATGGCTCAGATTAGTCTTGGAAGGGACCCCGTAACTGGTAAGCGAATAAGGCCGACTATTTATGATGACTCGGAAGTGGGAGTTCAGAAGAAGTTAAGAAAACTTCTAATCAAAAAAGACCTGGGAAAGAGCGTTAAACCCAATAAGACTTTGGTTGGAGAGTGGATTAGGATTTGGTTAGATATATATTCTAAGCCAAATGTCGGCATTGGCACATGGGACGGGTACGATCTAAACTTTACTAATCATATCGAAAATAGTTTTATTGCCAGAAAAACAATGTCGGAATTAACAACAGATGATCTTCAGGTTTATTATAATATGAAACTACTAAACGGTAGAAAAGATGGGAAAGGGGGTCTTTCTACTAGATTCGTTAAAGCTATCCACACCGTAATAAATTCTGCTTTTGATCAAGCGGTAACAAGTAACCACCTCGAAAAAAATCCGGCCTCTGGAGTGAGGCTTCCTAGAAAAAAGAGACCAAAAATAAAAATTTGGAACAAGGAGCAAATGACACTCTATTTAAACATTATTAAAAAAGATAGATTATACGCTGCATTTGTCACAGAGTCTAAGAGCGGGCTGAGAAAAAGCGAACTTCTCGCATTAAGGTGGAACGATATCGACTTTTCCACAGGCTTAACAAAAATAGAACACGGATGGGTTCGGTCTCCTAAGGGGACACTCTACCTCAGCGAATTAAAGAGCGATGATTCAGAAAGAACGTTGGTGTTTTCTCCGGAGCTATTAAAAGTTTTGTTGGAACACAAAATAAGACAGGATGAAGAGAAGAAGGCTGCTGGCAAAAATTACATTGATAATGGCTTGGTGTTCTGCCGTAAGGATGGCAGCTATATTAATCCCAGCACCTTTACAACACGCCATTACGATTTAACAACTAAAGCCAATCTGCCTAATTTACCTAAAATATCGGTGCATGCGTTGAGACACTCAATTTCAACTGCTCTACTGGAGAGCGGCAAAGTTGATCTTAAGCAGATTCAAGAGATGCTGGGACACAAGGATATCTCTACCACAGGAAACTATTACACCGATGTATTAGAGAGGATGAAGCAAAAAACAAGCAAGATTGTAGATGAACTGATTCCTGTGGAAGAGATTCCCGCTCAAGCGCCACCACCAGCCCAGGCTCAAGTAAGTGATTTGCTTGATGAAAGCATTGAAACCGATAACGTTATCGACTTTGCCTCAAAACGCAATGAAAAACTATTTATAGCATCCACTGGACAGAGAAAAAAAGAAAAGGTTCAAAAACCTTAA